One Papio anubis isolate 15944 unplaced genomic scaffold, Panubis1.0 scaffold66, whole genome shotgun sequence genomic window, GCCGGAAGTCCTTTGACTTCCGTGCATTCGTCTAAAATAATGGCAATCATAATAAcgataaaataatgaaatgtaaaataaatcactaatgaaatgttaaataaatcaCTATCAAcgatgaaaagaaaaagtttcaataTTTTACTACTTGGAAATGAGCACTTTACCATTTTActgaagacttttatgatgaaGACTTTTATAGCCATGTCCTTCAATGTTATAACCACGaaacttttcaattaaaattcatttaaatattttccctccCCGCCCCTCAccatgttttgtttctgttgatgAAGACTCTGGATAATCTACACTTGCGATATAACATAGCCCTGTAATTTGTTTCCTAGTCTCAGGAGAAGCAGAAAGAATTAACAACCACTGTCTGAATCCTTAACAGCGGAATTGCAGGAGTACTGAGAGCCTCCTAGAAGAGACACAACACAGCATAACAAGAAAACGGGAagttttcagattcttttttgaaaatttcccCTTGTTTGGCCTTAGGCTTTATTTTGCTGTATGTTATTGCATTTAAGATTTAAGatttctattaaagaaaaatttgggTACCCTAATGGGGTAAGAAAATTGAATAAGAATTCCATTAGAGGCCCACAGTTTTAGCCTGGACGAAAGCCCTAATAACGGGTGAGAACAATCTCTCCTAGGAATGGTCCGCTGGTCCTGCTGGCAGAGGCTCTGTTTGGAGTATCTGGCTGGCATTCTCTTTTCCACGCACGCTCAAGCTGTAGGGATTGTGAGGCAGTTCCAGTCCTGGACTAGACAGGTAAGTGAAGACCCCCACCTCTAGGCAATGGGCAGGAAATGGTTGAATAGTATCCAACTATAGCTTGACATTGCAACTTAGGGCACATAAAGGGACAGTGAAATTCTTTTGGCTTATCTGTGTCTTTTGATGTTTACATGTTTGATGTTCTTATACGTTGCTCTAAGTTGAAGGATTACTTGATTTAATCTGACATACTTGAACTTTAACGAGttcaggaatatttttatttttggcctaATACAAGGTTAATTTTTGTGACATCTGTGTCTATTGGAAAACCATGTGTGTCCTCTATCCGATGGATATGCATACATTTATGTTTTCACCAAACTTGCTAACTGTGCTATTTAAATTTGCTACGTGCTTATTTGTGTGCTTGCTTAGATTTTTTCATTATGCATCTGTCAATTATTGAAAAGTGCATGTCAAAAAGGCTcccaggctgggggtggtggttcacgcctgtaatcccagcactttgggaggcttcttAACTTCTTACATTAGTAGCACAAATCCTAGTATAATCTTGATAACCAAATTATACcataacagaacaaaaaaaagccagaaaactaaaggaaaatgatttctCAATGCATAGAACTgcaaaattttatgaaaagcaGCAAACAAAATCcatcaatatattaaaattgttataGTACAACAGTAATGCATGGAAATTCATCATTACTACTTTTAGCAATATGATTCATCTTATTAAGAAATATTACTTTCTAAAACATATCACCATGAAAATACATGTCAATCAACAGGTTGAAAGTAATTTTCTTGTTAATAcatataacagaagaaaaaagatcaaaacctagaaaacatacacaaaaagagTTCATAAATAAGATGAATACCTAACCAGAAAGAGACAAGGAGTAAATAGCAagggaaatacaaagaaataagctTATAAGAGGATGAAGAGGcagggagaggtggctcacacctgtaatcccagcactttggaaggccaaggcaggaggatcgcttgagaccaggagtttgagacaaccctgggcaacatagtgagacctcgactgtacaaaaaaatttaaaaggaaattagccaggtgcagtggtgcacacctgtagttccagctactcaggaggctgaggatcgcttgaggctctGATCCCACCATTGTATTAAAgacagggtgagatcctgtctcaaaaaaaaaggaggatgaCCAATATCTCCTACCTGGAAAAATTCTCAGTAATATAATGCCATAATTGTCCGCCTGatggaacaaaattaaaaattaaaaggattaatAAGAGCcaggatttttggttttttttcgagctggagtcttgctctgtcttcaaggctggagtacagtggcgtgtgatcttggctcactgcaacctgcgcctcccaagttcaggtgattctcctgcctcagtctcccaagtagctggaattacaggtatctgccaccatgctccactaattgttgtatttttagtagagacagggtttcaccatgttggccatggtgaaaactcctgacctcaagtgatcttcctgccttggcctcccaaagtaacaGCCAGTTTTATTGTGTGCTTGAGGAGATGAACATCTCATCTACTCTGGTTAGACTATAAATTGGttcagccttttaaaagaaaattcctaggccaggcacagtggccaggcctgtaatcccagcacttcgggaggccgaggcgtgtgaatcacccaagatcaggagttcgagaccaccctgaccaacatggagaaaccccatctctgctaaaaatacaaaattagccaggtgtggtggcatatgcctgtaatcccagctactcggggggctgaggcaggagaatcgcttgaacctgggaggtggaggttgcagtgagccaagatcatgccactgcacaccagctggggcaacaagagcgaaactctgtctcaaataataataataataagaaaataaattgtaaaaattaaaaatgaacaataaaataaaattccttttcaaTTATTAAATTTACCATTTCTAGGGaatgatcctacagaaatacacatTTATAGGAATATGTACAAAAACAGTTCACTGCAGAGTTATTAAGATAAAAGAGTAGATGTTCACCGATAGCAGTTTATTAACCTAAGATACCCATAGTATGAAATGTTATGCAGAGTGAAAAAGAATAAGGTAACGTATATGTATGAACATGGAACGATCTCCGAGGCAATGTAAAAAACCAAACCAAGACAAGGTGCAGAATAGATAGTCAATATGGCAGCacttaagtaaaaacaaacacacaaaacccaAATTCTATTCCTAACTATAAACaaatatgtgtgtaaatatatagaaTCCGATCTGAAACAACGAAGGTGAAATTGTTAATAATGGTAATTCTGGGAGAGAAATGAAAGTAACGAGAGAGGAGGTTGATACAGCAATgggacttcctttttttttttttttttgagacggagtctcgctctgtcacccaggctggagtgcagtggcgggatctcagctcactgcaagctccgcctcccgggttcacgccattctcctgcctcagcctcccgagtagctgggactacaggcgcccgccgccacgcccggctaagtttttgtatttttagtagagatggggtttcaccgtgttagccaggatggtctcgatctcctgacctcgtgatccgcccgtctcggcctcccaaagtgctgggattacaggcttgagccaccgcgcccggccagcaatgGGACTttcattttaccttaaaaaaattaaaacataagcaAATATTATCTTAAACATACATGTAATTTGCATTAACAAACAGAGAAATAAAGTCCTAGAAAtatgcagacattaaaaaaaacactAGTGATgtgaagtcattatcctcagcaaactaatcagggaacagaaaaccaaacaccacatgttctcacttatagtgggagctgaaaaatgagaacacatggacacaggaaggggaacaacacacattggggctgacatggggtggggttgggggagggagagcattaagaaaaatagctaatgcatcctgggcttaatacctaggtgatggggtgataggtgcagcaaacctccatggcacacgtttacctgtggaacaaatctgcacatataccccagaacttaaaaacaaaacaaacaaacaaaataaaacaaaaacaaaacactagtgGCAAAATAAACAAAGTCTCAAACTGAAAAAGTGACAGACCAATTTTTGGTTCAAATAATTGTTCTCAACCCAGGTGCCATAAAGTGAGGACAAAGAATTTGATTACATATTGCAATTAAAACATATAGCAAATGACTAGAAAAACTATTCTCAACACCTACGACGGTTAATAGCTAATTTCCTTAAGAGGGAATGGTCACAAAACAATGAAGGGAGGAAAATGAACACTTGAAAAATGGGTGAACagctaggcctggtggtgtgtgcctgtggcctcagctactcaacaggctgatgcaggggaattgtttgagcccagggactggaggctgcagtgagctatgattggccCACTacagttcagcctgggtgacagagcaaaatctcgtctctacttttttttttttttttttgcgacggaacCTAGCTCtgtctgcaggctggagtgcaatggcgccatctcagctccctcaaacctgtgcctcccgggttcaagcgattcttccgcctcagcctcctgagttgctaggattatcaggcacgtgccaccacgcctggctaaattttatatttttagtagaaacagggtttcaccatgttggccaggatggtctcgatctcctgacctcatgatctgcctgcctcggcctccaagagtgttgggattacaggcgtgagccactgtgcccggcctaaaaacttttttaaattaaaaattaaataattaaaaagtgggtgaaagacATGACAAggcagtgaaaagaaaaatggcaaaaagaCACCTAGATTGTtagcaataaaatgaaaaccaacCTCTTTTTTATATATCAAGTTGACAAAGATTCAACATGGTCATTATAAATTCACGTGATCCTCCATAGTGTGAGAAAATAGACCCGTTTACATTTTAGGCTGAGTGAAAAAACGAAAAACTGTTTTTCCTCCGCTCTCACAtcacaacaatcaacacagaagatttCTGTGACCACATGTCTGGGGATTTCTCTCGGTCAGTCAAGCACACAATCCATTCTGCtgtggacaccagctgggtgtcttcTAATTCAATATGACACTGTCTACCTGGACATAGCATTAGATTCCACAGGGCTCAGTTCCGCCAAACTGGCCTCCCACTCTCATAACAATGGCAAGCCCTACGTTgtttacctgtgcttctgaccgaCTGGCTACATATCAGGTTTCCACCACTCCCTGTTTTAGTTGCATTAATTTGCTAGAACAGCTCACAGCGCACAGGGAAACACttacatttaccattttattatagAGGATATGGcaaaaaattcagataaaaagaTACATGGGGCCTGGCACAGGGGGAGGGGCACCCTACTTTCCAGGAAGTTTTAtccagaagctctccaaacccagtccttttgggtttttatggaggcttcattacataggcatgatggGTTAAACCATAGGCTATTGCTGATCAACTCAACCTCAGGCTCTCAACCCTCCCTGGGAATTGGGGTTGGGGCACTGCCATTCTCAGTCTGAGTAATAGGATTTACACAAACGGAATTTTAAAACAGATTCGCTTAACTGAAAACTTAATTAGATGATTGAATTATCTGGAACCACACCTTGATATTCCTAACCCATTCACCATCATCCGATGAATGCTGCACCCAACTGTCCTCAAGTCTCTAGATGGTTCCAGAGCAGAAGAATGTTTATACAACGCATACTCTACTTTTTCTTAAAAGTCTTTAAACACGGGTAATTCTCAAACTGCCATGCTTCATGGTCGGGGGAGGGCTTGTTACAACAGATCTGCGGATCTCCGGGGTTTGAGGGTTGCAAGGATGCTGCTGGTCTCAAAACCACAATGTCAGAACTACAGCACAGGATGGTTTTCAGTGTTTAAGTGCATTTAATTCCTACTATATTTGATCAATAAAACGCGTAGGTTCTTAGATTGTCCCAAATGCGTGATATGACATCACAACAGGAGAGCAGTTtcctaggaggtggagcctgggaAAGTTGGAGGAGACTCCTGGAAAGGAGGAGTGAAGCTCCGCCCTTTCCGCTGACAGGCTGCGCCAAGGCTATTTAAACCCGCCTGGCGGGCCTGTGCTCAGATCTTCGCAGGAGAGCAGCCTCCAGAGCGTTTCAGGTCTCTGGACTTGAGCTTCCCACGCCTTGCTTACTTGGAAGCTGGATTCACCCACAGACAGAACACTTGGGTAGGTgaatctctgtctgtctgtctcattggtttgtttctttccattAACTTAAGGAGCACatacctcacaccacacacacacacacacacacacacacacacacacactcacacacactccttTATTCTGGGGGTCAGAAAATTGGTAGGGGGCCCTGGGAGCTGCAGGTTTCCTAATCATGTCTGCCTCTAAGAACAGTGGCGTCTTTTCTGGCTCTTCCTATGAGCGGTTCCCCAGCCCGGACTCCCCGAGTCACGCTAGCCTCGCCCGGCTTCTCCCTCTCCGCCCCAGAAACTCAGACTTAAGAGAAAGCTCCTCACCAGGGATCTGGAGCTACCATTCACCATCCTCTAGGGCTTCACCCCACTCACCTCCGTCATCACCAGAAACCCACAAGCTCCCATTTCCCTTTCCTAACCGTGATGGGCAATCAGTGAAGCCACTGGACTCTCCCGTGTCTTCCTCTGGGGATTCTTTAGCTTCACCACGTTCATCGATAATATACCACACGTTCTTACTGCCATCACCCAGCAGCTCATCCCCAGCTCTCGGGGAGTCTCCTGTGTCTCCCAGCTACTCTCCAAACAACCCCAGATTTCAGCTGGAGTCAGCCCCCCACACCCAGGAATCACATACAGACTCAGAAGCCTCAGGGCGCTCCTCCCCTATGTCTTTCATCTCTTCACCCCCAGCCCTCAGGGACTCTCCTGTGTGTCCCAGTTACTCTCCAACCATTCCCAGCTTTCTGCGGGAGTCAGCCCCATGCACCCAGGAGTCCCCCAGAAACTCACAGGTCTCAGGAGATTATGAGCGGTCCTCCAGCCCTGACTCCTCAAGATTCatgcctgcctctcccagcttctccctctcccctcccagaaACTCAGACCCAAGGGGCAGCTCCTCACCAGGGATGCGGAAGTACCTTTCATCATCCCTCAGGACTTCACCACTCGCGCACATCCAACATCAGCGCAATTTCACAACTTTACATTTCCCCCGGCTAACCAAGCAGGACAGTCACTGATGTCATTGTGCTCTCCCGTGTCCTCCTCTGGAGATTCTTCACAGTCACCCCGTTCCTCAATAATATACCATATGTTCTTACTGCCATCATCCAGCAGCTCACCCCCAGCCCTCAGTGACTCCTCCTGTCTGCACTCAGGACTCACCACCAAATTCACCAGTTTCACTGAGTTACTCCCCAGTCTCTCTCATGTCTTATCCCCAGCCCACAGGGactcttctgtctctctcagcTGCTCTCCAGCCACACCCAGATTTCAGCTGGAGTCAGTTCCAGGCAGCCAGGGATCACCTACAAACTCACCAACCCATTTCACTGAGTTACTCCACAATCTCTCTCACGTCTTCATCCCCAGGCCACAGGGactcttctgtctctctcagcTACTCTCCAACCACACCCAGATTTCAGCTGGACTCAGTTCCAGGTACCCAGGAATCACCTACAAACTCACCACTGAGCTACTTCCCCAGCCCTCATGTCTTTTTCCCCAGGCCACAGGGACTCTCCTGTCTCTCTCAGCTACTCTCCAACCGTGCCCAGATTTCAGCTGGAGTCAGTTCCAGACACCCAGGAATCCCCTACAAACTCACACACCTCACTGAGATATTCCCCAGTCTCTCTCATGTCTTCACCCCCAGCCCATAGGGACTCTCCTgtctgtcccagctactctccaACCACGCCCAGATTTCAGCGGGAGTCAGTTCCAGGCACCCAGGAATCACCTACAAACTCACCAATTTCACTGAGTTACTCCCCAGTCTCTCTCATGTCTTCACCCCCAGCCCTCAGGGACTCTCCTgtctgtcccagctactctccaACCACGCCCAGATTTCAGCGGGAGTCAGTTCCAGGCACCCAGGAATCAGCTACAAACTCACCAATTTCACTGAGTTACTCCACAGTCTCTCTCATGTCTTCACCCCCAGCCCTCAGGCACTCTCCTgtctgtcccagctactctccaACCACACCCAGATTTCAGCAGGAGTCAGCCTCCTACACCCAGGAAACACCTACAGACTCACAGACCTCACTGAGATCCTCCCCAGTCTCTCTCAGGTCTTTGCCCTCAGCCCACGGGGACTCTTCTATCAGTTTCAGCTACTCTCAAGCCATCTCTAGATTCCAGCTGGAGTCAGTTCCAGACACCCAGGACACACCACCAAACTCACCAACTTCACCGAGTTCCTCCCCAGTCTCTCTCATGTTTTCACCCCCAGCCCTCAGggactcttctctctctctcagctacTCTCCAACCATCTCCAGATTTCAGCTGGGGTCAGCTTCCCACACCCAGGAATCACCTACAAACTCACAGAGCTTACTGCAGCCCTCCCCCATTTCTTTCACTTCTTCTCCCCCAGCCTTCAGGGACTCTCCGGTGTCTCCCAGCTTCTCTCCCGCCTTCCCCAGATTTCTGCAGCAGTCAGCCCCAGGCACCCAGGTGAACCCTAGAAACTCACAGGCCTCACGAGATTATTTCCCTGTGACCTGTGTCTATACAGCGATGGCTCCCACGTATCCCTCAGTGACCCCGAACCCATCTCCATTTACACTCAGGCACTCCCAGGGCCTGACAGCTATTCCCTGTTACAGTCCTTCAGTTCAAAGGCCTGGCCAATCTA contains:
- the LOC116273408 gene encoding DNA-directed RNA polymerase II subunit RPB1-like, with translation MSASKNSGVFSGSSYERFPSPDSPSHASLARLLPLRPRNSDLRESSSPGIWSYHSPSSRASPHSPPSSPETHKLPFPFPNRDGQSVKPLDSPVSSSGDSLASPRSSIIYHTFLLPSPSSSSPALGESPVSPSYSPNNPRFQLESAPHTQESHTDSEASGRSSPMSFISSPPALRDSPVCPSYSPTIPSFLRESAPCTQESPRNSQVSGDYERSSSPDSSRFMPASPSFSLSPPRNSDPRGSSSPGMRKYLSSSLRTSPLAHIQHQRNFTTLHFPRLTKQDSH